One stretch of Oceanimonas pelagia DNA includes these proteins:
- a CDS encoding MBL fold metallo-hydrolase, whose amino-acid sequence MNIKRATASVALALGLLTNHGAWAAEPAATQDGEVQLQLIRNATVKISYADTTFLIDPMLAKKGAYPGFEDTYRSHLRNPLVELPMPAEAVFDDVDAIIVTHTHLDHWDDAAQALLPKDTPLFAQHEADAKLIRSQGFKDVRVLGDSAEFGGVTLSRTGGQHGTDEMFANSMLAGFLGEAMGVVFEAPEHETLYLVGDTIWRNEVGQALAEYHPEVVVANAGYARLNDYDGAIIMGKEDVVRLAEQAPGATVVAVHMDAINHMGQTRDELSNYVREKGLEERVEIPADGDTLSF is encoded by the coding sequence ATGAACATCAAGCGCGCTACCGCCTCCGTTGCACTGGCTTTGGGACTGCTGACCAATCACGGGGCCTGGGCCGCAGAGCCGGCAGCCACTCAGGATGGTGAGGTTCAGTTGCAGCTTATTCGCAACGCCACGGTCAAGATCAGCTACGCCGACACCACCTTTTTGATTGACCCCATGCTCGCCAAAAAAGGGGCATATCCGGGGTTTGAGGACACTTACCGCAGCCACCTGCGTAACCCCCTGGTTGAGCTGCCGATGCCGGCGGAAGCAGTCTTTGACGATGTGGACGCCATCATTGTTACCCATACCCACCTTGATCACTGGGATGACGCGGCACAGGCGCTGCTGCCCAAGGACACTCCGCTGTTCGCGCAGCATGAAGCCGATGCCAAACTGATCCGCTCCCAGGGGTTTAAGGATGTGCGCGTGCTTGGCGACAGCGCCGAGTTCGGCGGTGTTACCCTCAGCCGGACGGGGGGCCAGCACGGCACCGACGAGATGTTTGCGAACTCAATGCTGGCGGGTTTCCTGGGAGAGGCCATGGGGGTGGTGTTTGAGGCGCCGGAGCACGAAACCCTGTACTTGGTGGGCGATACCATCTGGCGTAATGAGGTCGGTCAGGCGCTGGCCGAGTATCACCCTGAGGTGGTGGTGGCAAACGCCGGCTATGCGCGCCTGAACGACTATGACGGCGCTATTATCATGGGCAAGGAAGATGTGGTGCGCCTGGCAGAACAAGCGCCAGGGGCAACCGTGGTGGCGGTGCATATGGATGCCATCAACCACATGGGCCAGACCCGGGATGAACTCAGCAATTATGTCCGGGAGAAGGGACTGGAGGAACGTGTCGAGATCCCCGCAGATGGAGACACACTGAGCTTCTGA
- a CDS encoding AzlD family protein, producing MNIETTGTGTLAIVLIMALVALATRWGGVYLMSFVPINYRVKRFIQAMSGSVLVALLAPMAVAGDNAARVALLTTAVIMLLLKKPLPAIAGGMVAAAVMRYF from the coding sequence ATGAACATTGAAACCACCGGAACAGGGACCCTGGCTATCGTACTCATCATGGCACTGGTGGCCTTGGCAACCCGCTGGGGCGGCGTTTACCTGATGTCGTTCGTGCCCATCAATTATCGAGTGAAGCGGTTTATTCAGGCCATGTCGGGCTCTGTGCTGGTGGCGCTGCTGGCGCCCATGGCGGTGGCGGGGGATAACGCCGCCCGAGTGGCCTTGCTGACCACGGCGGTCATCATGCTGCTGCTGAAAAAGCCCTTGCCGGCCATAGCTGGCGGCATGGTAGCCGCCGCCGTGATGCGGTATTTTTAG
- the dctP gene encoding TRAP transporter substrate-binding protein DctP codes for MEFSLSNAFTLARTVAISTTIIVASANAVASDQKYNFKLALESGDRDSAQGKSMQMWADLIKEKSDGRMKVGIFYQGELGGQQELFDQLVKGNIDMMVTWPQTSYDERLAVNYIPYLTLGWEDALKAYGENGWLKDILGGVYKDIGLKYFGPYPEGFGGVATKGRYATNFEDAQGIKVRSTPVFPLPQTVKALGFQAVPIDWAEVYTSIQTGVVDGDSGNVIYWDYEYFRDQLDYFVHTKHNFSSYAILMNDETWQELDQEDQTIIADAAQAVIEKQFKDARAEDEKWIKAAQDAGMEYIVPSTEEMQAWVERVRAEVWPQIEPAVGKELMDKLQENASDPNAVTQ; via the coding sequence ATGGAATTTTCTTTAAGCAATGCGTTTACCCTCGCACGAACCGTTGCCATCTCGACCACCATTATTGTTGCCAGTGCCAATGCGGTTGCCAGCGATCAGAAATATAACTTCAAACTGGCACTGGAGTCCGGTGACCGTGATTCAGCCCAGGGAAAATCAATGCAAATGTGGGCTGATCTGATCAAGGAGAAATCCGATGGTCGAATGAAGGTGGGTATTTTTTATCAGGGCGAACTGGGCGGCCAGCAGGAGCTCTTTGACCAGCTGGTAAAGGGAAATATCGACATGATGGTGACCTGGCCGCAAACGTCATATGATGAGCGACTGGCGGTTAATTATATTCCTTACCTCACACTGGGCTGGGAAGATGCGCTCAAGGCTTATGGTGAAAACGGCTGGCTGAAAGACATACTGGGTGGCGTTTATAAAGATATTGGGCTGAAGTATTTTGGTCCTTATCCCGAAGGTTTTGGTGGTGTGGCCACCAAGGGCCGCTACGCCACCAATTTTGAAGATGCCCAGGGCATCAAGGTGCGTTCAACGCCGGTGTTCCCTCTTCCCCAAACCGTGAAAGCCCTGGGTTTCCAGGCCGTCCCCATTGACTGGGCCGAAGTTTATACTTCCATTCAGACCGGTGTGGTAGATGGTGATTCAGGTAATGTCATTTACTGGGACTACGAATACTTCCGCGATCAGCTCGATTATTTCGTTCACACCAAGCACAACTTTTCCTCCTACGCCATATTGATGAACGACGAAACCTGGCAAGAGCTGGATCAGGAAGATCAGACAATTATTGCCGATGCGGCTCAGGCTGTTATCGAAAAGCAGTTCAAGGACGCCAGGGCGGAAGATGAAAAGTGGATAAAAGCCGCTCAGGATGCCGGCATGGAATATATCGTGCCGAGCACGGAAGAAATGCAGGCCTGGGTTGAGCGTGTACGGGCAGAGGTGTGGCCTCAGATCGAGCCGGCAGTGGGCAAGGAGTTGATGGATAAGCTTCAGGAGAATGCCTCCGATCCGAATGCCGTAACTCAGTAA
- a CDS encoding TRAP transporter small permease, which yields MNKLLGIMAAIDRGLAFIIKPVVVFISLAVAIMLAYGIFTRAVLNAPVFGLEELVLLGAMWLYMLGAVLASRERSHLSADFIQVICKNKTVIRVMHMTATLISLFMAFMFATWSFDLLAWGISKGQTSTVLKLPWYFSQGSLFFASVLFIFYLFRDFISDLRDVCSANQTLAEAEKQY from the coding sequence ATGAACAAGTTACTTGGAATCATGGCAGCCATAGACAGGGGGCTGGCCTTTATTATCAAGCCTGTGGTTGTGTTCATCAGCCTTGCCGTTGCCATTATGCTGGCCTATGGCATATTCACCCGTGCAGTGCTGAATGCGCCGGTATTTGGTCTGGAGGAGCTGGTGCTTCTGGGGGCCATGTGGCTGTATATGTTAGGGGCGGTGTTGGCTTCCCGCGAGCGCTCCCATCTCAGTGCCGATTTTATTCAGGTGATCTGCAAGAATAAAACGGTGATCCGTGTGATGCATATGACAGCAACACTGATATCGCTGTTTATGGCATTCATGTTTGCGACCTGGAGTTTTGATCTGCTGGCATGGGGTATCAGCAAGGGACAAACCAGCACAGTGCTTAAGCTGCCCTGGTATTTTTCCCAAGGCAGCCTGTTTTTTGCCAGTGTACTTTTTATCTTTTATTTATTCCGGGACTTCATCAGCGATTTGCGAGATGTCTGCTCGGCCAACCAGACCTTGGCTGAGGCAGAAAAGCAGTATTGA
- a CDS encoding GlxA family transcriptional regulator has translation MSERRLIEIGIIRYSGAQQSAVLGLTDLFDMANRIAVSRGQNNTPILRISHWQAEAAAAAPHRVFDSCPDAQPGTLTALILPPTLGEPMAAETSAPLASWLCGQHAGGAILGSVCAGAFVLAATGLMAHRRMTTHWTYAESLQQRFPSVRVDADKLIIDDGDIITAGGLMSWTDLGLRLVDRLLGPTVMLETARMLLVDPPGREQRYYSVFSPRLTHGDAAVLRLQHWLQATGARDMALARLAEQAGLEQRTLLRRFQKATGMTTTEYCQRLRVGRARELLQFGGATIERVAWEVGYGDTGAFRKVFTRLVGLSPGEYRRRFGVA, from the coding sequence ATGAGTGAAAGAAGACTGATCGAAATCGGCATCATCCGCTATTCGGGGGCTCAGCAATCGGCGGTGCTGGGGTTGACCGATTTGTTCGACATGGCCAACCGCATCGCCGTCAGCCGCGGCCAAAACAACACGCCGATATTGCGTATCAGCCACTGGCAGGCGGAGGCTGCAGCCGCCGCGCCGCACCGGGTGTTTGACAGCTGCCCGGATGCACAGCCAGGCACCCTGACGGCGCTGATCCTGCCGCCGACGCTGGGCGAGCCGATGGCTGCGGAAACATCCGCCCCACTGGCAAGCTGGCTGTGCGGCCAGCACGCCGGAGGAGCGATCCTCGGATCGGTATGCGCCGGCGCCTTTGTGCTGGCGGCCACCGGCCTGATGGCACATCGCCGCATGACCACCCACTGGACCTACGCCGAGAGCCTGCAGCAGCGTTTTCCCTCGGTGCGGGTCGACGCCGATAAACTGATCATTGATGACGGCGACATCATTACTGCCGGCGGCCTGATGTCCTGGACCGATCTGGGCCTGCGCCTGGTGGATCGCCTGCTCGGGCCCACCGTGATGCTGGAAACGGCCCGCATGCTGCTGGTTGACCCGCCCGGTCGTGAACAGCGTTACTACAGTGTGTTTTCCCCCCGCCTCACCCATGGCGATGCTGCTGTGCTCAGGCTGCAACACTGGCTGCAGGCCACCGGTGCCAGAGACATGGCACTGGCACGCCTGGCCGAGCAGGCCGGACTGGAGCAACGCACCCTGTTGCGCCGTTTTCAAAAGGCCACAGGCATGACCACCACGGAGTATTGCCAGCGGCTGCGGGTGGGCCGGGCACGGGAGCTGCTGCAATTTGGCGGCGCCACCATAGAGCGGGTGGCCTGGGAAGTGGGCTATGGCGATACCGGTGCCTTTCGCAAGGTATTTACTCGCTTGGTGGGCCTGTCACCGGGCGAATATCGCCGCCGTTTTGGCGTAGCTTGA
- a CDS encoding AzlC family ABC transporter permease, translating to MTTANTGLYQLDGSLIWSGFRQLAPISVFVTVFGAAFGLAAKQKGLSDTSIIAMSALAFSGYAQFALLEQWGAQIPLFAMLMTALAINARHLLMGATLYPWLCRLTPAKRYGVMLLASDANWAMSMRAFSGGRPGFGLLLGGGLALWFFWVSGTWLGVYFGNAISHPERLGLDMVMGCFLLAMAVGGEKSPRMLIIWLVAALSSLLAYWYLPDNSHVLVGALAGGMIGTVWGTHDHEH from the coding sequence ATGACAACCGCCAATACCGGGTTATATCAACTCGACGGCTCCCTGATCTGGTCCGGTTTTCGGCAACTGGCGCCCATTTCCGTGTTTGTTACCGTCTTTGGTGCGGCCTTTGGCCTGGCCGCAAAGCAAAAAGGCCTGAGTGACACATCGATCATTGCCATGAGTGCCCTGGCCTTCTCTGGTTATGCCCAGTTCGCACTGTTGGAGCAGTGGGGTGCACAGATCCCGCTCTTTGCCATGCTGATGACGGCCCTCGCCATCAATGCCCGGCACCTGTTGATGGGGGCCACGCTTTATCCCTGGCTATGCCGGCTGACCCCGGCAAAACGCTATGGCGTGATGCTGCTTGCCTCCGATGCCAACTGGGCCATGTCCATGCGGGCATTCAGTGGCGGCAGGCCGGGGTTTGGCCTGTTACTGGGCGGTGGCCTGGCCCTGTGGTTCTTCTGGGTGTCCGGCACCTGGCTTGGCGTCTATTTTGGCAATGCCATCAGTCACCCCGAAAGGCTGGGGCTGGACATGGTGATGGGATGCTTCCTGCTGGCCATGGCCGTTGGTGGAGAAAAAAGCCCGCGCATGCTGATCATCTGGTTGGTGGCGGCCCTGTCATCCTTGCTGGCCTATTGGTACTTGCCGGACAACAGCCATGTGCTTGTGGGCGCTCTGGCCGGGGGAATGATTGGCACCGTATGGGGAACGCACGACCATGAACATTGA
- a CDS encoding GlxA family transcriptional regulator, which yields MSPTRIAVLAFGGVSLFQLSVPAMVFGAVNGPADFPRYEVRYCAQQPGAVRSDQGLMIEVTDGLNALTEADIVVVPAWSSPEVAAPVELTEALRRAHERGALTVGLCLGAFVLGDAGLLDDREATTHWVAKDLFARRFPRTRFRPDVLYVADGNVITSAGTVAAIDCCLHLVRERHGSDAANRMARLLVTPPHRQGGQAQYIERPVPQIHSENRLPGVLEWARAHVSEPLTVDQLAEVAMMSRRTFTRRFREATGTTVLKWLNAERVARAQQLLETTEMPIECIASEVGFGTPLSLRQQFSAQLGTSPSDYRRSFCQRRQAGTQGQGNA from the coding sequence ATGTCTCCCACCCGTATCGCCGTGCTCGCGTTTGGAGGTGTCAGCCTGTTTCAGCTCTCCGTCCCGGCGATGGTCTTCGGCGCCGTCAATGGGCCGGCAGATTTTCCCCGTTACGAGGTGCGCTACTGTGCACAACAGCCCGGCGCGGTGCGCAGTGATCAGGGTCTGATGATCGAGGTCACAGACGGATTGAACGCGCTAACCGAGGCCGACATCGTCGTGGTACCTGCCTGGAGCAGTCCCGAAGTAGCGGCCCCGGTTGAACTGACGGAAGCCCTGCGCCGGGCCCACGAGCGGGGTGCACTGACCGTGGGCTTGTGTCTGGGTGCCTTCGTGCTGGGCGATGCGGGCCTGCTCGACGACCGGGAAGCCACCACCCACTGGGTGGCAAAAGACCTGTTTGCCCGGCGTTTTCCCCGCACCCGGTTCCGGCCGGATGTGCTCTATGTTGCGGACGGCAACGTGATCACTTCGGCGGGTACGGTGGCCGCCATCGACTGTTGCCTGCATCTGGTGCGTGAGCGCCATGGCTCGGACGCGGCCAACCGCATGGCCCGGCTGCTGGTCACCCCGCCCCACCGCCAGGGCGGCCAGGCCCAGTACATTGAGCGGCCGGTGCCGCAGATCCACAGTGAAAACCGCCTGCCCGGTGTACTGGAATGGGCCCGGGCACATGTGTCCGAGCCGCTCACGGTTGATCAATTGGCCGAAGTGGCCATGATGAGCCGGCGCACCTTTACCCGGCGCTTTCGGGAAGCCACCGGCACCACAGTGCTCAAATGGCTTAACGCCGAGCGGGTGGCCCGGGCGCAACAACTGCTGGAAACCACCGAGATGCCCATAGAATGCATTGCCTCGGAGGTAGGCTTTGGCACGCCTCTGTCGCTGCGTCAGCAGTTCAGCGCCCAGCTGGGCACCTCGCCGTCCGATTACCGACGCAGTTTTTGTCAGCGCCGGCAGGCTGGGACTCAAGGACAAGGCAACGCATGA
- a CDS encoding alpha/beta fold hydrolase, whose amino-acid sequence MSSCAVALIPGFMLDETLWNEFQGYLPETWSVHTPSLNGGQTIREIAGRMAAALPPRFVLVGFSLGGYIARQLAADYPERVEALILIASSLREDTTQQMQSKQRAIEALSAHTFTGLSAGTIARSLHPDRASDTGLVSRIRKMGSRLGYEALVTQSALRRADVPAASLRCPTLVIASANDSLRSLEEADELVDAIPDASLQVFYDSGHMIPLEQPEKLAATVLRWLDIQCGG is encoded by the coding sequence ATGTCGTCATGCGCCGTTGCGCTGATCCCGGGGTTTATGCTGGATGAAACCCTGTGGAATGAATTTCAAGGCTACCTTCCCGAAACATGGTCGGTGCATACGCCATCTTTAAATGGCGGGCAGACCATTCGTGAGATAGCAGGGAGAATGGCGGCGGCACTGCCTCCACGCTTTGTTCTGGTTGGTTTTTCATTGGGCGGCTACATCGCCCGGCAACTGGCGGCAGATTATCCGGAACGGGTGGAAGCGCTCATTCTCATCGCCAGCTCGCTGCGCGAGGATACGACGCAGCAAATGCAGTCAAAACAGCGTGCCATAGAGGCTTTGTCTGCGCACACCTTCACCGGGCTGAGTGCGGGAACCATTGCCAGGTCGCTGCATCCAGATCGCGCTTCCGATACGGGCCTGGTTTCCCGCATCAGAAAAATGGGAAGCCGGCTGGGCTATGAGGCCCTGGTGACGCAATCGGCACTACGCAGGGCGGATGTTCCTGCGGCAAGCCTGCGCTGCCCAACCCTGGTCATTGCCAGCGCAAACGATTCCCTGCGCTCCCTTGAAGAAGCCGATGAGCTGGTTGATGCCATTCCCGATGCGTCCCTTCAGGTGTTTTATGACAGTGGTCATATGATTCCCCTGGAACAGCCTGAGAAGCTGGCTGCCACGGTGCTTCGCTGGCTGGACATACAATGCGGCGGGTAA